Proteins encoded by one window of Lathyrus oleraceus cultivar Zhongwan6 chromosome 1, CAAS_Psat_ZW6_1.0, whole genome shotgun sequence:
- the LOC127121546 gene encoding 7-deoxyloganetin glucosyltransferase, whose translation MTNSIEKKPHAVLTPFPTQGHINALLKLAKLLHLKGFHITFVNTEYNHKRLLKSRGPNSFDGFTDFTFETIPDGLTSMDGDGDVTQDGPSLLHSIMNKMHIFFGELLARLHESAIAGLIPPVTCLVSDCNMPFTIQAAEEHALPILLFSPSSACTLLCVLHCHALIQKCFIPLKDESYRTNGYLDTKVDCIPGLHSFRLKDLFDFIITTDLNDIMFEFVIHVADRVHRASAIVFNTFNELESDVLQALSSMLPSLYTIGPLPSLLNQIGHNHLESLGSNLWKEDTKCIDWLESKEPESVIYVNFGSVAVLTPEQLLEFAWGLANSKKPFLWIIRPDLVIGGSVVLSSEFVNEISDRGLIASWCPQEQVLNHPSIGGFLTHCGWNSITESICAGVPMLCWPFFGDQPTNCRFIYNEWEIGMEIDSNVKRDEVEKLINELMLGDKGKRMRKKVMQLKKKAKENTSPGGFSYMSFEKVIKEVLLQQY comes from the exons ATGACTAATTCTATAGAGAAAAAACCACATGCAGTGTTAACTCCATTTCCAACTCAAGGCCATATCAATGCATTGTTGAAACTAGCAAAACTTCTTCACCTTAAAGGCTTTCACATAACCTTTGTCAACACTGAATATAATCACAAACGCTTGCTCAAATCAAGAGGTCCCAATTCCTTCGATGGTTTCACTGATTTTACCTTTGAGACTATTCCAGATGGTTTAACTTCAATGGATGGTGATGGTGATGTTACTCAAGATGGACCCTCTCTTCTTCATTCAATCATGAACAAGATGCACATATTCTTTGGTGAACTTCTTGCTAGACTTCATGAATCTGCCATTGCTGGTCTTATCCCACCAGTTACATGCTTAGTTTCTGATTGTAATATGCCATTTACCATACAAGCTGCTGAAGAACATGCACTCCCAATCCTTCTCTTTTCGCCATCAAGTGCATGTACCTTGTTATGTGTTTTGCACTGTCATGCATTGATTCAGAAATGTTTCATACCGCTCAAAG ACGAGAGTTATCGGACAAATGGATATTTGGACACCAAAGTAGATTGTATTCCAGGATTGCACAGCTTTCGATTAAAGGATCTTTTTGACTTTATCATAACAACAGATCTAAATGATATCATGTTTGAATTCGTAATCCATGTGGCAGATAGAGTTCATAGAGCATCTGCTATTGTTTTTAACACTTTTAATGAGCTTGAGAGTGATGTGCTGCAAGCTCTCTCTTCTATGCTCCCTTCTCTGTATACCATTGGACCATTACCTTCATTATTAAATCAAATTGGGCATAATCACTTAGAATCTTTAGGTTCCAATCTTTGGAAAGAAGATACCAAATGTATTGATTGGCTTGAATCCAAAGAACCAGAGTCTGTTATTTATGTGAATTTTGGAAGCGTTGCAGTTCTGACTCCAGAGCAACTGTTGGAGTTTGCTTGGGGTTTGGCCAACAGCAAGAAACCCTTTTTATGGATCATTAGGCCTGATCTTGTCATCGGTGGCTCGGTGGTTTTGTCATCTGAGTTTGTGAATGAAATATCAGATAGAGGCCTAATTGCTAGCTGGTGTCCGCAAGAGCAAGTGTTGAACCATCCTTCCATTGGTGGGTTCTTGACTCATTGCGGGTGGAACTCAATCACTGAAAGTATATGTGCTGGAGTGCCAATGTTGTGTTGGCCATTTTTTGGTGATCAGCCAACAAACTGTAGATTTATTTACAATGAATGGGAGATTGGAATGGAAATCGATTCTAATGTGAAGAGAGATGAAGTGGAGAAGTTGATCAATGAATTGATGTTGGGAGATAAAGGAAAAAGGATGAGGAAAAAGGTCATGCAATTGAAGAAGAAGGCAAAGGAGAACACTAGTCCAGGTGGCTTTTCTTACATGAGCTTCGAGAAAGTTATTAAGGAAGTTTTACTTCAACAATACTGA